The window AGATTCTACGAGAAATTGTTGAAGATGATTTCATAGCCCATCCTCAAACAATAGGATTCCAGCATCTCGGTTTGGAAATTGGTGGTTTGAGGTAATCCCAGACTGCTATTCGCCCGAAGGTTACCTTTTGCCCTTAATTTCAGTTCATTTGTTCACTTGCAAGTAATTTCCTGTGATTCTACCCAAATCTTTATTTCGCCGTTGGCGTTGATGACAACGCGATTGCGGATCGTCCAGATCAGGTTATTATCTTTGCCAGGCCCGATAACGTGGACGTTCGCAATTCTTTTAGATTAGCCTGTCCTTCCAACCAGCCCCCTTCGCCAGTAAAATTCTCATGGTATGCATCTGCTCCTGCCACCCGGTAGATCTGATTGCTCGTCTCTCCTACACCATAAGCGCCTTGAGGATTCTGGTGGATGATTGCATGGTAGGTCCCCGTGGGAACCTGGGTTGCGTAAATAATAAAATTCATATTGCCATACCATGCGACGAATTCCCCCTCCCCGTCCAGCGCACAAGGGACAAACATGCCCGGATTGGTCAACGGCACGCTCTCGTGGTATTTCGTTACTTTTATCACTTGCGCGCTGGAAGGCTGCTGATTCGCAATGATTATCAAGATCATGATAACCGTTGCCAACAGCATGATTTTGAGAAACCATGTTTTTGTTTTCATCTCATTCTCCTTTGGTTGGCTGATTTGACTCTTTTTTCTGGTCACAATCACACGCCCGCCTCAACAAAGTACAATAATGGCAAAAGCATGCCTGGGCCGGGGGTTTTTAGGCGTTTAGAGTGGAAGGTAACTGAAAGACTGATGTGTGAGAATTCAGTGGAAAAGAAGGATGGATAGTGACAAGCAGTTTTTCCCCTAATACAATGTATCATGCAGGAGAGTGATTGTCAAGATAATTTATGCCCAAATTTGCTGTCATTTTCTAACTACTCCCTCATATTCATTCAAGCAATGATTTGTGATTCCGGATAAGTGCCGATATTTAGCTGTTTTGATGTCGGGAGTTGCCATTCAGCCCTTGCAGTAGAATTGCCGCAGGATTTTCGCATTACAGCCTATAATTCCCGGCATCGCTATGGGACGATAACGTATTTCCGGATCTCAATCCATCACACAACGGACTGAAAACGCATTTCTGAGACTGCAGGCTTCTCTTGTGACTTCCATGTGTTCGTTTTGCACGATTCGGCACCAATAGCTGCTACCCGTTGCCGGCGTGACCGACCAAAATAAACCACGAAAATTGAATCCATAAAATGTCCCCGAACTTCCATCCCGGCCGCCTCCCGGCAAGGCGGTAAAGCCGCTTGAATTGGTGGCCATCGTATTGGGTATGGCCCAATGCCGATATCCGGCTTCCATCATTTTGGCACCCGCCACCATGCTACCGCCAAGATAGTCAATCATTTCCTGCCATTCAGCATCGGTTGGAATATGCCAACCGGGAGGCGCAAGACGTCGACTATCTGCCACAGCGAACAGATTGTATAACCGGCCATACTCTGCAGCCCATTTTTCATTGTTGGCATAGCTGCAGTATGCGCCCATCCCCGTGCTGACCCACATCGTGCCATCGCTGATGGGCTCAAGGGCAGCGCCATTACAATAATGGGTGACTCGCAGGTTTTCAGCCATCCACCGTTGGGTACCGATTCTTACGGTTTGATAGACATTTCCATCAATATCCGCCACTGTACCGCTATCCGCATAAACCGAGATTTGCCGGCCAGCTTCATCGGTGAGCTGGCCGCTATCCATGACCTGCAACATGATGGTTTTAATTCCCATCGTTACATAACGATGCGCTACTGTTTTTAAAGTGGACCAGTCCGTATCCCAAACACCATCATTTTCAAAATCCCAACGCACTCTCAGAGTCCGCGGCGAATCCTCCGTGTCTCGGGAGCCGGAAGCATCC is drawn from bacterium and contains these coding sequences:
- a CDS encoding FISUMP domain-containing protein; translated protein: MRKKDRLEAAVPAAVPAIIFIAFFSIAGCCHEEKNPSSSVNEKPAASFTIVPASGLVESDFVLDASGSRDTEDSPRTLRVRWDFENDGVWDTDWSTLKTVAHRYVTMGIKTIMLQVMDSGQLTDEAGRQISVYADSGTVADIDGNVYQTVRIGTQRWMAENLRVTHYCNGAALEPISDGTMWVSTGMGAYCSYANNEKWAAEYGRLYNLFAVADSRRLAPPGWHIPTDAEWQEMIDYLGGSMVAGAKMMEAGYRHWAIPNTMATNSSGFTALPGGGRDGSSGTFYGFNFRGLFWSVTPATGSSYWCRIVQNEHMEVTREACSLRNAFSVRCVMD